A single window of Alosa alosa isolate M-15738 ecotype Scorff River chromosome 11, AALO_Geno_1.1, whole genome shotgun sequence DNA harbors:
- the hbp1 gene encoding HMG box-containing protein 1 isoform X2 → MATGLSGKLTWRNMVWEMKTHSVPERVLESQVETVGMDEAFDMLKCNEDLPSSPGCPSTESHMEYDDLPELQEVQEDQASPSVFQVEAGVSHQEGPGEAWGKGVDGASSPHTNTNWLAELANIATSPQSPLLQNAPHNRSSPVHIFATSNSLHSYARPPQASSAPSPARTHMRERRRVRASSESESGSFCMSSLSDDDDMGWSHSWPSTVWHCFLKGTRLRFHKGSNVEWQDVEDLSNSDDESDDEGGMSSISPKGYGSEGLKLVAFEEIVSFGQSALKLTFDPGSPEDGLLTTECRLDHPFYVKNKGWSSFYPSLTVVQYGIPCYDVQVGDLCLPPGHKDAINCDDSVVFDTFRSYDFTPLDSSAVYVLSSMARQRRASQSSGGAVSPDCDKLGRDQEPSSASHSKSNRGHNSGTSSSNTTPTKCKRPMNAFMLFAKKYRVEYTQMYPGKDNRAISVILGDKWKKMKNEERRIYTMEAKALAEEQKRLNPDCWKRKRTNSGSQQN, encoded by the exons ATGGCGACAGGTTTG TCAGGCAAACTGACATGGCGTAATATGGTGTGGGAAATGAAAACTCATTCGGTGCCAGAGAGAGTTTTGGAATCGCAGGTGGAGACTGTAGGTATGGATGAGGCCTTCGACATGCTAAAGTGCAACGAAGATCTGCCTTCCTCTCCAGGATGCCCTTCCACTGAGAGTCACATGGAATATG ATGACCTTCCGGAGCTGCAGGAGGTGCAGGAGGACCAGGCCTCTCCGAGCGTGTTCCAGGTCGAGGCAGGCGTGTCACACCAGGAAGGCCCTGGGGAGGCCTGGGGCAAAGGGGTGGATGGAGCCTCCTCCCCTCACACCAACACCAACTGGCTGGCAGAGCTGGCCAACATCGCCACGAGCCCACAGAGTCCCCTGCTACAGAACGCCCCCCACAACAG ATCCTCCCCTGTGCACATCTTTGCCACGAGTAACAGTTTACATTCCTACGCCCGGCCCCCCCAGGCTTCCAGTGCCCCGAGTCCGGCCCGGACCCATATGAGGGAGCGCAGGCGTGTCAGG GCCAGCAGCGAGTCAGAGTCTGGTAGCTTCTGCATGTCCTCGTTATCAGACGATGATGACATGGGATGGTCTCACTCTTGGCCCTCCACAGTCTGGCATTGCTTCCTAAAAG GAACTCGTTTGCGCTTCCATAAGGGCTCCAATGTAGAGTGGCAGGATGTTGAAGACTTAAGCAACTCAGACGACGAGTCAGATGATGAAGGAGGAATGTCATCCATCTCTCCAAAG GGCTATGGTTCAGAAGGTCTGAAGTTGGTGGCATTTGAGGAGATTGTGTCCTTCGGCCAATCTGCACTCaaattgacctttgacccggGCTCACCAGAAGATGGCCTTTTAACCACTGAGTGCAGATTAGACCACCCCTTCTATGTGAAAAACAAAG GGTGGTCCTCCTTCTACCCGAGCCTTACTGTGGTGCAGTATGGAATCCCCTGCTATGACGTGCAGGTGGGAGACCTGTGTCTACCTCCAGGGCACAAAGATGCCATCAACTGTGATGACTCTGTTGTGTTTGACACATTCAGAAG TTATGATTTCACCCCTCTGGACTCTTCGGCTGTGTACGTCCTGAGTAGCATGGCTCGCCAGCGCCGGGCCTCCCAGTCAAGTGGGGGCGCTGTCAGCCCAGACTGTGACAAGCTGGGCCGTGACCAGGAGCCCTCCAGTGCTTCCCACAGCAAATCCAATCGCGGCCACAACTCAGGAACAAGCAGCAGCAACACCACGCCCACCAAATGCAAGCGGCCAATGAACGCCTTCATGCTCTTCGCCAAGAAGTATCGTGTGGAGTACACCCAGATGTATCCTGGCAAGGACAACAG AGCCATCAGCGTGATCCTTGGGGACAAGTGGAAGAAGATGAAGaacgaggagaggaggatataCACCATGGAGGCCAAGGCTCTAGCGGAGGAGCAGAAACGCCTCAATCCCGACTGCTGGAAACGCAAGAGAACGAACTCG GGCTCCCAGCAGAACTAG
- the hbp1 gene encoding HMG box-containing protein 1 isoform X4, which produces MTPSLNLRLDCFYSGKLTWRNMVWEMKTHSVPERVLESQVETVGMDEAFDMLKCNEDLPSSPGCPSTESHMEYDDLPELQEVQEDQASPSVFQVEAGVSHQEGPGEAWGKGVDGASSPHTNTNWLAELANIATSPQSPLLQNAPHNRSSPVHIFATSNSLHSYARPPQASSAPSPARTHMRERRRVRASSESESGSFCMSSLSDDDDMGWSHSWPSTVWHCFLKGTRLRFHKGSNVEWQDVEDLSNSDDESDDEGGMSSISPKGYGSEGLKLVAFEEIVSFGQSALKLTFDPGSPEDGLLTTECRLDHPFYVKNKGWSSFYPSLTVVQYGIPCYDVQVGDLCLPPGHKDAINCDDSVVFDTFRSYDFTPLDSSAVYVLSSMARQRRASQSSGGAVSPDCDKLGRDQEPSSASHSKSNRGHNSGTSSSNTTPTKCKRPMNAFMLFAKKYRVEYTQMYPGKDNRVWYKPNISASNDSGEVGSIEIPYWSVSSGFKMNPTPIRIQ; this is translated from the exons ATGACACCGTCGTTGAATTTACGATTGGACTGCTTCTAT TCAGGCAAACTGACATGGCGTAATATGGTGTGGGAAATGAAAACTCATTCGGTGCCAGAGAGAGTTTTGGAATCGCAGGTGGAGACTGTAGGTATGGATGAGGCCTTCGACATGCTAAAGTGCAACGAAGATCTGCCTTCCTCTCCAGGATGCCCTTCCACTGAGAGTCACATGGAATATG ATGACCTTCCGGAGCTGCAGGAGGTGCAGGAGGACCAGGCCTCTCCGAGCGTGTTCCAGGTCGAGGCAGGCGTGTCACACCAGGAAGGCCCTGGGGAGGCCTGGGGCAAAGGGGTGGATGGAGCCTCCTCCCCTCACACCAACACCAACTGGCTGGCAGAGCTGGCCAACATCGCCACGAGCCCACAGAGTCCCCTGCTACAGAACGCCCCCCACAACAG ATCCTCCCCTGTGCACATCTTTGCCACGAGTAACAGTTTACATTCCTACGCCCGGCCCCCCCAGGCTTCCAGTGCCCCGAGTCCGGCCCGGACCCATATGAGGGAGCGCAGGCGTGTCAGG GCCAGCAGCGAGTCAGAGTCTGGTAGCTTCTGCATGTCCTCGTTATCAGACGATGATGACATGGGATGGTCTCACTCTTGGCCCTCCACAGTCTGGCATTGCTTCCTAAAAG GAACTCGTTTGCGCTTCCATAAGGGCTCCAATGTAGAGTGGCAGGATGTTGAAGACTTAAGCAACTCAGACGACGAGTCAGATGATGAAGGAGGAATGTCATCCATCTCTCCAAAG GGCTATGGTTCAGAAGGTCTGAAGTTGGTGGCATTTGAGGAGATTGTGTCCTTCGGCCAATCTGCACTCaaattgacctttgacccggGCTCACCAGAAGATGGCCTTTTAACCACTGAGTGCAGATTAGACCACCCCTTCTATGTGAAAAACAAAG GGTGGTCCTCCTTCTACCCGAGCCTTACTGTGGTGCAGTATGGAATCCCCTGCTATGACGTGCAGGTGGGAGACCTGTGTCTACCTCCAGGGCACAAAGATGCCATCAACTGTGATGACTCTGTTGTGTTTGACACATTCAGAAG TTATGATTTCACCCCTCTGGACTCTTCGGCTGTGTACGTCCTGAGTAGCATGGCTCGCCAGCGCCGGGCCTCCCAGTCAAGTGGGGGCGCTGTCAGCCCAGACTGTGACAAGCTGGGCCGTGACCAGGAGCCCTCCAGTGCTTCCCACAGCAAATCCAATCGCGGCCACAACTCAGGAACAAGCAGCAGCAACACCACGCCCACCAAATGCAAGCGGCCAATGAACGCCTTCATGCTCTTCGCCAAGAAGTATCGTGTGGAGTACACCCAGATGTATCCTGGCAAGGACAACAG GGTTTGGTATAAGCCAAATATATCAGCTTCCAATGATAGTGGCGAAGTTGGAAGCATAGAAATCCCATACTGGTCAGTGTCCAGTGGCTTCAAAATGAACCCTACACCCATTAGGATACAATGA
- the hbp1 gene encoding HMG box-containing protein 1 isoform X1, translated as MTPSLNLRLDCFYSGKLTWRNMVWEMKTHSVPERVLESQVETVGMDEAFDMLKCNEDLPSSPGCPSTESHMEYDDLPELQEVQEDQASPSVFQVEAGVSHQEGPGEAWGKGVDGASSPHTNTNWLAELANIATSPQSPLLQNAPHNRSSPVHIFATSNSLHSYARPPQASSAPSPARTHMRERRRVRASSESESGSFCMSSLSDDDDMGWSHSWPSTVWHCFLKGTRLRFHKGSNVEWQDVEDLSNSDDESDDEGGMSSISPKGYGSEGLKLVAFEEIVSFGQSALKLTFDPGSPEDGLLTTECRLDHPFYVKNKGWSSFYPSLTVVQYGIPCYDVQVGDLCLPPGHKDAINCDDSVVFDTFRSYDFTPLDSSAVYVLSSMARQRRASQSSGGAVSPDCDKLGRDQEPSSASHSKSNRGHNSGTSSSNTTPTKCKRPMNAFMLFAKKYRVEYTQMYPGKDNRAISVILGDKWKKMKNEERRIYTMEAKALAEEQKRLNPDCWKRKRTNSGSQQN; from the exons ATGACACCGTCGTTGAATTTACGATTGGACTGCTTCTAT TCAGGCAAACTGACATGGCGTAATATGGTGTGGGAAATGAAAACTCATTCGGTGCCAGAGAGAGTTTTGGAATCGCAGGTGGAGACTGTAGGTATGGATGAGGCCTTCGACATGCTAAAGTGCAACGAAGATCTGCCTTCCTCTCCAGGATGCCCTTCCACTGAGAGTCACATGGAATATG ATGACCTTCCGGAGCTGCAGGAGGTGCAGGAGGACCAGGCCTCTCCGAGCGTGTTCCAGGTCGAGGCAGGCGTGTCACACCAGGAAGGCCCTGGGGAGGCCTGGGGCAAAGGGGTGGATGGAGCCTCCTCCCCTCACACCAACACCAACTGGCTGGCAGAGCTGGCCAACATCGCCACGAGCCCACAGAGTCCCCTGCTACAGAACGCCCCCCACAACAG ATCCTCCCCTGTGCACATCTTTGCCACGAGTAACAGTTTACATTCCTACGCCCGGCCCCCCCAGGCTTCCAGTGCCCCGAGTCCGGCCCGGACCCATATGAGGGAGCGCAGGCGTGTCAGG GCCAGCAGCGAGTCAGAGTCTGGTAGCTTCTGCATGTCCTCGTTATCAGACGATGATGACATGGGATGGTCTCACTCTTGGCCCTCCACAGTCTGGCATTGCTTCCTAAAAG GAACTCGTTTGCGCTTCCATAAGGGCTCCAATGTAGAGTGGCAGGATGTTGAAGACTTAAGCAACTCAGACGACGAGTCAGATGATGAAGGAGGAATGTCATCCATCTCTCCAAAG GGCTATGGTTCAGAAGGTCTGAAGTTGGTGGCATTTGAGGAGATTGTGTCCTTCGGCCAATCTGCACTCaaattgacctttgacccggGCTCACCAGAAGATGGCCTTTTAACCACTGAGTGCAGATTAGACCACCCCTTCTATGTGAAAAACAAAG GGTGGTCCTCCTTCTACCCGAGCCTTACTGTGGTGCAGTATGGAATCCCCTGCTATGACGTGCAGGTGGGAGACCTGTGTCTACCTCCAGGGCACAAAGATGCCATCAACTGTGATGACTCTGTTGTGTTTGACACATTCAGAAG TTATGATTTCACCCCTCTGGACTCTTCGGCTGTGTACGTCCTGAGTAGCATGGCTCGCCAGCGCCGGGCCTCCCAGTCAAGTGGGGGCGCTGTCAGCCCAGACTGTGACAAGCTGGGCCGTGACCAGGAGCCCTCCAGTGCTTCCCACAGCAAATCCAATCGCGGCCACAACTCAGGAACAAGCAGCAGCAACACCACGCCCACCAAATGCAAGCGGCCAATGAACGCCTTCATGCTCTTCGCCAAGAAGTATCGTGTGGAGTACACCCAGATGTATCCTGGCAAGGACAACAG AGCCATCAGCGTGATCCTTGGGGACAAGTGGAAGAAGATGAAGaacgaggagaggaggatataCACCATGGAGGCCAAGGCTCTAGCGGAGGAGCAGAAACGCCTCAATCCCGACTGCTGGAAACGCAAGAGAACGAACTCG GGCTCCCAGCAGAACTAG
- the hbp1 gene encoding HMG box-containing protein 1 isoform X3 translates to MSGKLTWRNMVWEMKTHSVPERVLESQVETVGMDEAFDMLKCNEDLPSSPGCPSTESHMEYDDLPELQEVQEDQASPSVFQVEAGVSHQEGPGEAWGKGVDGASSPHTNTNWLAELANIATSPQSPLLQNAPHNRSSPVHIFATSNSLHSYARPPQASSAPSPARTHMRERRRVRASSESESGSFCMSSLSDDDDMGWSHSWPSTVWHCFLKGTRLRFHKGSNVEWQDVEDLSNSDDESDDEGGMSSISPKGYGSEGLKLVAFEEIVSFGQSALKLTFDPGSPEDGLLTTECRLDHPFYVKNKGWSSFYPSLTVVQYGIPCYDVQVGDLCLPPGHKDAINCDDSVVFDTFRSYDFTPLDSSAVYVLSSMARQRRASQSSGGAVSPDCDKLGRDQEPSSASHSKSNRGHNSGTSSSNTTPTKCKRPMNAFMLFAKKYRVEYTQMYPGKDNRAISVILGDKWKKMKNEERRIYTMEAKALAEEQKRLNPDCWKRKRTNSGSQQN, encoded by the exons ATG TCAGGCAAACTGACATGGCGTAATATGGTGTGGGAAATGAAAACTCATTCGGTGCCAGAGAGAGTTTTGGAATCGCAGGTGGAGACTGTAGGTATGGATGAGGCCTTCGACATGCTAAAGTGCAACGAAGATCTGCCTTCCTCTCCAGGATGCCCTTCCACTGAGAGTCACATGGAATATG ATGACCTTCCGGAGCTGCAGGAGGTGCAGGAGGACCAGGCCTCTCCGAGCGTGTTCCAGGTCGAGGCAGGCGTGTCACACCAGGAAGGCCCTGGGGAGGCCTGGGGCAAAGGGGTGGATGGAGCCTCCTCCCCTCACACCAACACCAACTGGCTGGCAGAGCTGGCCAACATCGCCACGAGCCCACAGAGTCCCCTGCTACAGAACGCCCCCCACAACAG ATCCTCCCCTGTGCACATCTTTGCCACGAGTAACAGTTTACATTCCTACGCCCGGCCCCCCCAGGCTTCCAGTGCCCCGAGTCCGGCCCGGACCCATATGAGGGAGCGCAGGCGTGTCAGG GCCAGCAGCGAGTCAGAGTCTGGTAGCTTCTGCATGTCCTCGTTATCAGACGATGATGACATGGGATGGTCTCACTCTTGGCCCTCCACAGTCTGGCATTGCTTCCTAAAAG GAACTCGTTTGCGCTTCCATAAGGGCTCCAATGTAGAGTGGCAGGATGTTGAAGACTTAAGCAACTCAGACGACGAGTCAGATGATGAAGGAGGAATGTCATCCATCTCTCCAAAG GGCTATGGTTCAGAAGGTCTGAAGTTGGTGGCATTTGAGGAGATTGTGTCCTTCGGCCAATCTGCACTCaaattgacctttgacccggGCTCACCAGAAGATGGCCTTTTAACCACTGAGTGCAGATTAGACCACCCCTTCTATGTGAAAAACAAAG GGTGGTCCTCCTTCTACCCGAGCCTTACTGTGGTGCAGTATGGAATCCCCTGCTATGACGTGCAGGTGGGAGACCTGTGTCTACCTCCAGGGCACAAAGATGCCATCAACTGTGATGACTCTGTTGTGTTTGACACATTCAGAAG TTATGATTTCACCCCTCTGGACTCTTCGGCTGTGTACGTCCTGAGTAGCATGGCTCGCCAGCGCCGGGCCTCCCAGTCAAGTGGGGGCGCTGTCAGCCCAGACTGTGACAAGCTGGGCCGTGACCAGGAGCCCTCCAGTGCTTCCCACAGCAAATCCAATCGCGGCCACAACTCAGGAACAAGCAGCAGCAACACCACGCCCACCAAATGCAAGCGGCCAATGAACGCCTTCATGCTCTTCGCCAAGAAGTATCGTGTGGAGTACACCCAGATGTATCCTGGCAAGGACAACAG AGCCATCAGCGTGATCCTTGGGGACAAGTGGAAGAAGATGAAGaacgaggagaggaggatataCACCATGGAGGCCAAGGCTCTAGCGGAGGAGCAGAAACGCCTCAATCCCGACTGCTGGAAACGCAAGAGAACGAACTCG GGCTCCCAGCAGAACTAG